The following coding sequences lie in one Niabella agricola genomic window:
- a CDS encoding SusC/RagA family TonB-linked outer membrane protein encodes MKKLTRLQKMMSIVAAHILLISFPFTGFCQTKVVSGNLIDATTSKPVTGASVIVKGTTLGTRTGDAGTFTINVGDSAVLLISAIGYKQLEMNAGASLENIRLTSESKELDQVVVVGYGTQKKTSLTGAVSTVDAKVFANRGPLASPLAALQGQVPGVTVTRSSAQPGRESWNFLVRGNSSVNGGEPLIIIDGLTLPGTSALNTFNPADIENISFLKDAAATSIYGARAAGGVVLITTKRAKAGKPVIDYNGSVSRKIIGLQPKLVDINGWGPMMEEARVADGFTNADLWYKYAMLAQYATSNGITVMTRPEAAQALANLGLEQAGFFTDVRDFVFFPGTMQDFMFGNATSNEHQLSISGKNEKSGYRISLGFLDDGSLLKVGNNANKRYNIRLTHDYNFSSRLNLQSNISLEKNDIIQPSNIGAVMNNGIQPGMPSNGLGSTGKPYVWGSGIANASTVAIANFGGDNKELNTAINTSFNLTYTFNRHLKAVGTAGYYYKVTDYKTLENVISWYDYAGASNVSNLSPSGQGRSFYQRSNAKDAYYNLSSYLEYSRKFNANHDLKLMAGTQYERQEYNRFFGRTLDIVPGVPPSLSNSFGDPASKSVAEAQYHSALAGYFSRLNYTYRGRYLFEVNARYDGTSRFIEDDRWKFFYGFSGGWRISKEAFMKNIKMINDLKLRASWGNVGNQGGISLYEYTQLLNLSFSTGAGQSGFPILGTSPAVRITPGGLVALDRTWERVTTGNLALDFALLNNRLGGTAELFQKNNNNMLIARTYPAVLGVNAPAGNNGRLETRGWEVSLNWSDKMGALSYHIGGNMSSYKTMLSDFGGQKIIGSGNRGLNNAVEGYPIGSYFGLVYNGRIQTEEQLTAYRAFITGNNINMPAGPASSQANNRLSLGDNMFKDVNGDGKITFPEDAVFLGTDDPRFAYSFNAGLGWKGFDLNMIFQGVGKRIIVRDGSWRVPAGTIFQAQNAAYAHQWWTPERTDAWLPRISSTGTINNYNYFPSDWVAENGAYLRLKNLVLGYTLPAALTQKASLQKVRVYFAGNDLWETSKIRDGWDPEASRNVANSGDGSNNGVSTFSARYPFYRYLTFGLNLTF; translated from the coding sequence ATGAAAAAATTAACGCGATTGCAAAAAATGATGAGCATTGTAGCTGCTCATATCCTGTTGATCAGTTTTCCCTTCACTGGTTTTTGTCAAACTAAAGTGGTTTCCGGGAATCTTATAGACGCCACAACTTCCAAACCGGTTACGGGCGCCTCGGTTATAGTTAAAGGAACTACGCTTGGTACACGCACGGGAGATGCCGGCACTTTCACCATTAATGTTGGTGACAGTGCTGTATTGCTTATATCCGCCATCGGTTATAAGCAGCTGGAAATGAATGCCGGAGCATCACTGGAAAATATCCGGCTGACTTCCGAGTCAAAGGAGCTGGACCAGGTGGTGGTGGTGGGATACGGCACTCAAAAAAAGACCTCGCTCACGGGTGCTGTTTCAACTGTAGACGCAAAGGTCTTTGCCAACCGCGGGCCACTTGCCAGTCCGCTGGCTGCCTTGCAGGGACAAGTGCCTGGGGTAACCGTTACACGGAGTTCGGCGCAGCCGGGCAGGGAGTCCTGGAATTTCCTGGTTCGCGGTAACTCATCTGTAAATGGTGGTGAACCACTCATTATTATTGATGGCCTGACACTCCCGGGCACCAGTGCCTTAAATACGTTCAACCCCGCTGATATTGAGAATATTTCTTTTTTAAAAGATGCAGCCGCCACCTCTATTTACGGAGCAAGGGCGGCCGGGGGCGTTGTGCTCATCACTACTAAAAGAGCCAAAGCCGGGAAGCCGGTAATCGACTATAACGGGTCAGTATCGCGGAAAATCATCGGTCTGCAGCCAAAGCTTGTTGATATCAATGGCTGGGGGCCGATGATGGAGGAGGCCAGGGTAGCCGACGGTTTTACTAATGCAGACCTTTGGTACAAATACGCCATGCTGGCCCAGTATGCCACCAGTAATGGCATAACGGTAATGACAAGGCCCGAGGCGGCGCAGGCGCTGGCCAACCTGGGGTTGGAACAGGCAGGCTTTTTTACTGACGTAAGGGATTTTGTTTTCTTCCCCGGAACGATGCAGGATTTTATGTTTGGTAACGCCACTTCAAACGAGCACCAGCTAAGCATTTCAGGCAAAAATGAAAAATCGGGCTACCGTATTTCATTAGGTTTTTTAGATGACGGCAGCCTGTTGAAAGTAGGCAATAACGCTAATAAACGGTACAATATAAGGCTAACCCACGATTATAATTTTTCTTCCAGGCTTAACCTGCAAAGTAATATTTCCCTTGAAAAGAACGATATTATTCAGCCTTCAAATATCGGAGCGGTTATGAATAATGGCATACAGCCCGGCATGCCTTCAAACGGTTTGGGCAGTACGGGTAAGCCTTATGTATGGGGTTCGGGTATTGCCAATGCTTCCACGGTTGCGATAGCCAATTTTGGAGGAGATAATAAGGAGTTAAACACGGCCATCAACACCAGTTTTAACCTGACCTACACTTTTAACAGGCATTTAAAGGCTGTAGGTACCGCAGGATACTATTATAAAGTAACAGATTACAAAACCCTGGAAAATGTGATCAGCTGGTATGATTATGCGGGGGCAAGCAATGTTTCCAACCTTTCTCCGTCGGGCCAGGGTAGAAGTTTTTATCAAAGATCTAACGCCAAAGATGCTTATTACAATTTAAGTTCTTACCTCGAATATAGCAGGAAGTTTAATGCCAACCATGACCTTAAATTGATGGCGGGTACGCAATATGAGCGACAGGAGTACAACCGGTTTTTTGGACGGACACTCGATATTGTACCTGGCGTTCCCCCATCTTTGAGCAATAGCTTTGGCGATCCTGCATCGAAATCTGTTGCAGAAGCTCAATATCATTCAGCCCTGGCCGGGTATTTTAGCCGCCTGAATTATACATACCGGGGCAGGTATCTTTTTGAAGTCAATGCCCGGTACGACGGAACCTCAAGGTTTATTGAAGATGACCGCTGGAAATTCTTTTACGGCTTTTCAGGAGGCTGGCGCATTTCGAAAGAGGCATTCATGAAAAACATAAAGATGATTAATGATCTGAAACTGCGGGCTTCCTGGGGTAATGTGGGTAACCAGGGTGGCATCAGCCTGTATGAATACACACAGTTGCTCAATCTTAGCTTTTCTACCGGTGCAGGTCAGTCCGGATTCCCGATCCTGGGTACAAGCCCCGCTGTTAGGATTACACCAGGTGGTCTGGTAGCCCTGGACAGAACCTGGGAGCGCGTTACCACCGGTAACCTGGCCCTTGATTTTGCTTTATTAAACAACAGGCTGGGTGGTACGGCTGAATTGTTTCAAAAAAATAATAACAATATGCTGATTGCCCGAACGTATCCGGCCGTATTGGGTGTAAATGCACCCGCAGGAAATAATGGTCGGCTGGAAACCAGGGGATGGGAGGTTTCTTTAAACTGGAGCGACAAGATGGGCGCGTTGAGTTATCATATCGGAGGTAATATGTCCTCATACAAAACCATGCTTTCCGATTTTGGAGGCCAGAAAATCATCGGCTCCGGTAACAGGGGCCTGAATAATGCAGTAGAAGGATATCCTATAGGGTCGTATTTTGGGTTGGTATATAATGGCCGCATACAGACGGAAGAACAATTAACTGCTTACAGGGCATTTATTACAGGGAATAATATCAATATGCCTGCCGGGCCCGCCAGCTCGCAGGCGAACAACCGGCTGTCGCTGGGTGATAATATGTTTAAAGATGTTAATGGCGACGGTAAGATAACGTTTCCCGAAGATGCTGTCTTTTTAGGTACAGACGATCCGCGTTTTGCCTATTCTTTCAACGCAGGGCTTGGCTGGAAAGGGTTTGATCTGAATATGATTTTCCAGGGTGTGGGTAAAAGAATCATTGTTCGTGATGGAAGCTGGCGCGTTCCGGCAGGTACCATCTTCCAGGCTCAGAATGCAGCATATGCACATCAATGGTGGACCCCGGAACGAACGGATGCCTGGTTGCCGCGCATCTCGTCTACCGGCACGATTAATAATTATAACTATTTCCCTTCTGATTGGGTTGCCGAAAACGGAGCGTATCTCCGGTTAAAAAACCTGGTATTGGGATACACGTTGCCGGCCGCCCTGACGCAAAAAGCCAGCCTGCAAAAAGTGCGGGTATACTTCGCCGGTAATGACCTGTGGGAGACTTCAAAAATCAGGGATGGCTGGGATCCTGAAGCTTCAAGAAACGTAGCAAATTCAGGCGATGGCTCTAATAATGGTGTAAGCACTTTCAGCGCCCGATACCCCTTCTATCGATATCTCACTTTTGGCCTTAATCTTACTTTCTAA
- a CDS encoding alginate lyase family protein — MMRFIPFLLFTFLLFAFSLVVNGQSFIHPGILHSREDLARMKTAIQAQKEPAFSGYGIFAKDPCSQYTYKIKGPLDTVSRNPTVGQGIYDSDANAAHQNAIMWAVTGDNRYAQKAIEIINSWSATLKAIRGRDAVLMAGLGPFKMVNAAEIIRYTNAGWSKADITNAEKHFKEVIYPVIKNYAPFANGNWDAAALKTAMAIGVFCNDRAIFEDALRYYTKGGGNGSILNYVINANGQIQESGRDQPHAQLGIGMLAECCAIAWNQGLDLYGFEDNRLLKGFEYTAKYNLGNDDMPFQEWLDRTGKYHHYTISDKGRGALRPLYEQVYAHYVGVKRLKAPYVEAAVKKIRPEGAGHPGADHPGFGTLFFAGDGLKGNEGENKVDIRSFAPGGLIASGTGQRIELEWVAAAFPCTYSVQRSSDPHGKFQTIAEELIDNRFVDKNVLPGRRYYYTVTEEHEGKQSQPAFPQQAMAGLPAGWLQKDVGNIKTGNTFFDGAHFSIEAFGSGIGDSSDSFHYTYLPFKGIANLSVRIHAQPTSQFSMIGLMIRSDTSHHARFAALTLYPGKTAQIEEPEWHTRLETRERTAGKTILAGKGSILSAPAVSFGRLTGYYWLKLERKRRQLVAYACGNGSSWVEIGRTSQPFDDQSLIGIAVSSGMPNATRVTIDNIKTNGK; from the coding sequence ATGATGCGTTTTATACCTTTTTTACTTTTTACATTTTTATTGTTTGCCTTTTCCCTGGTGGTCAACGGGCAGTCCTTTATTCATCCCGGTATTCTTCATAGCCGGGAAGACCTGGCACGAATGAAAACGGCCATACAGGCGCAAAAAGAGCCTGCTTTCAGCGGGTACGGGATTTTTGCAAAAGATCCGTGTTCACAATACACGTATAAGATCAAAGGACCGTTAGACACTGTAAGCCGGAATCCTACAGTGGGGCAGGGCATCTATGATAGTGATGCGAATGCCGCCCATCAAAACGCCATCATGTGGGCTGTTACCGGCGATAATCGTTATGCGCAGAAAGCTATTGAAATTATCAATAGCTGGTCCGCTACCTTAAAGGCTATCAGGGGGCGCGATGCGGTACTGATGGCAGGTTTGGGGCCCTTCAAGATGGTAAATGCCGCAGAAATCATTCGTTATACCAATGCAGGCTGGAGTAAGGCTGATATAACAAATGCAGAAAAGCATTTTAAAGAAGTGATTTACCCGGTAATAAAAAATTATGCACCATTTGCCAACGGTAACTGGGATGCTGCTGCATTAAAAACGGCCATGGCCATTGGCGTATTCTGTAACGACCGGGCTATATTCGAAGATGCCTTGCGTTATTATACAAAAGGAGGCGGAAACGGAAGTATATTGAATTATGTCATTAATGCAAATGGCCAGATCCAGGAAAGCGGGCGTGATCAGCCTCATGCCCAGTTAGGAATTGGTATGCTTGCAGAATGTTGTGCCATTGCCTGGAATCAGGGATTGGATTTATATGGCTTTGAAGATAACCGCCTGCTCAAGGGTTTTGAATATACTGCAAAATATAACCTTGGAAATGATGATATGCCTTTTCAGGAGTGGCTGGACAGAACAGGTAAATACCATCATTATACAATTTCCGACAAAGGGCGGGGGGCATTGCGCCCCTTATATGAGCAGGTATATGCCCACTACGTAGGAGTAAAGCGATTGAAGGCGCCTTATGTAGAGGCCGCTGTAAAAAAAATACGCCCGGAAGGTGCTGGCCACCCGGGGGCGGATCATCCGGGGTTCGGTACTTTATTCTTTGCAGGCGATGGCTTAAAAGGTAATGAAGGCGAAAATAAAGTGGATATCCGTTCCTTTGCCCCGGGTGGCTTAATAGCCTCGGGGACAGGGCAGCGTATTGAACTGGAATGGGTTGCCGCTGCTTTTCCCTGCACCTATTCCGTGCAGCGTTCTTCAGATCCTCACGGGAAGTTCCAAACGATTGCTGAAGAACTTATTGACAACCGGTTTGTCGATAAAAACGTGCTGCCCGGCAGGCGGTATTATTATACCGTTACTGAAGAACATGAAGGAAAGCAAAGCCAACCTGCATTTCCACAGCAGGCAATGGCAGGTTTGCCTGCAGGTTGGTTGCAGAAAGACGTGGGTAATATCAAAACTGGAAACACGTTTTTTGATGGCGCACATTTTAGTATAGAAGCTTTTGGCAGTGGAATCGGTGATTCATCAGACAGCTTTCACTACACCTATCTGCCTTTTAAAGGTATCGCCAACCTCTCTGTCAGGATTCATGCCCAGCCAACCTCGCAGTTCTCCATGATAGGTCTGATGATACGCAGCGACACCAGTCATCATGCCCGTTTTGCAGCCCTCACCTTATATCCCGGAAAGACAGCCCAGATTGAAGAGCCCGAGTGGCATACCCGGCTGGAAACCCGCGAACGGACTGCCGGTAAAACCATATTGGCCGGCAAAGGCAGTATCTTATCGGCTCCCGCGGTTAGTTTTGGTCGCCTTACAGGTTATTATTGGCTGAAGCTCGAAAGAAAGCGCCGGCAGCTCGTGGCGTATGCATGCGGTAATGGAAGCAGTTGGGTGGAAATAGGACGTACCAGTCAGCCGTTTGATGATCAATCGCTGATCGGCATTGCCGTAAGCTCGGGGATGCCTAATGCTACGCGTGTTACTATTGATAACATAAAAACTAACGGGAAATAA
- a CDS encoding hybrid sensor histidine kinase/response regulator transcription factor encodes MLICLCVTKLNAQLVISKLGVREGLSNETVRSIFQDSKGFMWFGTLDGLNRFDGYDFKTYHNVFGDSSSLLSNVVYGVTEDRVGNIWLATRLGVCRLNRLYDKFATVYYRKPGTLQSVRLDREVIKTISCDRFNNILIASELRGLMICGNASTTAIQVPLTDSRNAALYNYGVQALCYDRYGRTLVFVQDKGLYMLDYESNKLKLLNAGLGYVNGMLADADNIWMATNDGVYCYSLDNNAFTAVFNTGNGKIQSNLVFALASDNQQSVYVATMGAGLYIYDKATGKMERISGGDSKTDLTSSGIYSLFVDEGARVWLGTRRGGINIVGKGRRQFQTISHEPGNKQGLSGNFITSVAESSTGTLFVATEENGLNVKEPGADYFANYQFKPGDVNSISSNNVNNITIDRGGNIWLATYTDGICRFEPSTRKFKRYIAINPEKNLENKVFNTLYEDRSGTLWASALRRGNHFGALYRYNRSADKFEIFDDRLSDLFSLLEDRQGNFWGGGLTDLVKINKKTRQHEYFYIGQFIRTITDDGLGNLWLGTEGGGLVLFDRDKKKIKARYTVAEGLSNNSIFSTLQDNNGNLWLGTFNGLSRFNISSRKFKNFYRSDGLQSDQFHFNAATKLRSGAFVFGGISGYNVFYPDSIHFSRQKAPLRLTAISVDGRRLENTPDYIIDVSNGTPGAIAVPYDHAVFSFSFAALEYAVPNKISYAYYMDGWDKGWNYSGQTRTATYTHLSEGRYVFRVKSTNGDGKWVEEIAIPVRVYPPWYRSIWAYLFYLSVFVALFYLYIKYRARQAKLLYEVTLQKLEVQNQKAERDRAAAELALEKSEHERYAAELASERTQRALERSEREAEKAIADKEKEVDERRAAFFTNISHEFRTPLSLIINPIKDILDKDGILPEKEERELKIVYRNAKRMLSLTNQLLMFRREETGMDRIYPQQLNLSELCKDVYLCFIYQARQKELTYELIKQETPVYIYGDREKLEIVFYNLLSNALKYAPYGGQVYFTLNESPETVTVGVSDNGPGIQSSAQLKIFDKFYQARGLDNVTQPGFGIGLYLAKQFTNLHGGSIQYRNNVSGGSLFLVELRKGMNHFPNDQFGQISASTTEKISLLETLNEETKEEDRAPMLSEVSKPTEHVLATDKQSILVVDDDETIREYLILLFSPMYQVYQAVNGDQGFELAERIFPDIIISDIMMGNTNGINLCSQIKQNPALSHIPVILLTGTTSETIKLEGVREGADDYIMKPFDKDLLLARVENLLKNRNSMQRYFYNEITLHNQDAKIPEQYRQFLETCIKVVEDHLDDEQFSSRKLASELGMSYSSITKKVKAISGQSLNSFIRFIRLRKAARLFIDTNYNVNEVANLVGIYDARYFREQFSRQFNMNPSDFIKKYRNSFSNKFTINRDIFNQ; translated from the coding sequence TTGTTGATTTGTTTATGCGTTACCAAGCTCAACGCTCAGTTGGTCATTAGTAAGCTGGGGGTAAGAGAAGGGCTGTCCAACGAAACGGTTCGTTCTATTTTTCAGGATAGCAAAGGATTTATGTGGTTTGGAACACTTGACGGGCTCAATCGTTTTGACGGATACGATTTTAAGACCTATCATAATGTTTTTGGGGATAGTTCCTCTTTATTGAGTAACGTAGTATATGGAGTGACCGAAGATCGAGTTGGAAATATTTGGCTGGCAACGAGATTGGGTGTGTGCCGGCTTAACCGCTTATACGACAAATTTGCTACCGTTTACTATCGAAAGCCCGGAACCCTGCAATCTGTCAGACTCGACAGGGAGGTTATCAAAACGATTTCTTGTGATCGTTTTAATAATATTCTGATAGCTTCGGAGCTGAGAGGGTTGATGATTTGTGGTAATGCTTCCACAACAGCAATCCAGGTTCCGCTTACAGACAGCCGGAATGCCGCACTGTACAATTATGGAGTACAGGCTTTGTGTTACGACAGATACGGCCGCACCCTGGTTTTTGTTCAGGATAAAGGCCTTTATATGCTTGACTATGAAAGTAACAAGCTGAAGTTATTAAATGCGGGGCTCGGGTATGTAAACGGGATGCTGGCGGATGCTGATAATATATGGATGGCTACCAATGATGGCGTTTATTGTTATAGCCTGGATAACAATGCTTTTACTGCTGTGTTTAATACGGGCAATGGCAAAATACAGTCAAACCTGGTTTTTGCGCTGGCATCAGATAACCAGCAATCTGTTTATGTGGCAACGATGGGCGCGGGCCTTTACATCTATGACAAGGCAACCGGCAAAATGGAACGCATTAGCGGCGGCGATAGCAAAACCGATCTGACAAGTAGTGGTATTTACTCATTATTTGTTGATGAAGGAGCAAGGGTATGGCTGGGAACAAGAAGAGGCGGTATCAATATAGTGGGCAAAGGGCGCAGGCAATTTCAAACGATCAGCCACGAGCCTGGTAATAAGCAAGGCCTTTCCGGGAATTTTATTACATCTGTAGCGGAGTCTTCCACAGGTACCTTATTTGTGGCTACCGAAGAAAATGGTTTAAATGTAAAAGAGCCTGGTGCCGATTACTTTGCCAATTACCAATTTAAACCAGGAGATGTAAATTCCATATCGAGTAATAATGTAAATAATATTACTATTGATCGTGGTGGAAATATATGGCTGGCCACTTATACAGATGGGATCTGCCGTTTTGAGCCTTCCACCCGGAAGTTTAAAAGATATATTGCTATTAATCCTGAGAAAAACCTGGAGAACAAGGTATTTAATACACTATATGAAGACCGGTCCGGAACACTCTGGGCGTCGGCTCTGAGGAGAGGCAATCATTTTGGTGCGTTGTACCGGTATAACCGATCGGCGGATAAATTCGAGATTTTTGACGATCGCCTTTCCGATTTATTCTCTTTGTTGGAAGACCGCCAGGGAAATTTCTGGGGGGGAGGTCTTACCGACCTGGTTAAAATTAATAAGAAAACCCGGCAACACGAATATTTTTACATAGGCCAGTTTATCAGAACCATTACAGATGATGGTCTCGGAAATCTTTGGCTGGGTACAGAAGGGGGCGGCCTTGTGTTATTTGATCGGGATAAGAAAAAGATTAAAGCACGCTATACCGTAGCCGAAGGGTTATCTAATAATAGTATTTTTTCAACCCTGCAGGACAACAACGGGAACCTGTGGTTAGGTACTTTTAACGGACTTTCCAGGTTTAATATCAGCAGCAGAAAGTTTAAGAATTTTTATAGAAGCGATGGATTACAAAGCGACCAGTTTCATTTTAACGCTGCCACTAAACTTAGATCAGGCGCTTTTGTGTTTGGGGGTATTAGCGGTTACAACGTGTTTTATCCGGATAGCATACATTTTTCCAGGCAAAAAGCACCTTTACGCCTCACCGCAATAAGTGTTGACGGAAGAAGACTTGAAAATACACCGGATTATATTATTGATGTATCCAACGGTACCCCCGGCGCTATTGCCGTTCCTTACGACCATGCAGTATTTTCATTCAGTTTTGCAGCGCTTGAGTATGCGGTTCCCAACAAAATATCTTATGCCTACTACATGGATGGGTGGGATAAAGGATGGAACTACAGCGGCCAGACCCGGACGGCAACCTATACACATCTCAGCGAAGGGCGTTACGTATTTCGGGTGAAAAGTACTAATGGCGATGGTAAATGGGTGGAAGAGATTGCCATACCGGTTCGGGTGTATCCTCCCTGGTACCGCAGTATCTGGGCTTATTTGTTTTATTTAAGCGTTTTCGTTGCATTATTCTATTTGTATATAAAATACCGCGCAAGGCAGGCGAAATTATTGTATGAGGTTACCCTGCAAAAGCTGGAGGTGCAGAATCAGAAAGCCGAACGGGACCGGGCAGCAGCCGAGCTGGCCCTCGAGAAGTCGGAGCACGAAAGATATGCTGCTGAATTGGCCAGTGAGCGAACGCAACGGGCTTTGGAGCGGTCTGAAAGAGAAGCTGAAAAAGCGATAGCCGATAAAGAAAAAGAAGTGGATGAACGAAGAGCGGCATTTTTTACGAATATATCCCATGAGTTTCGCACGCCGTTGTCTTTAATAATTAATCCTATTAAGGACATCCTTGATAAGGATGGGATTTTACCGGAGAAGGAAGAGCGCGAGCTAAAGATCGTTTATCGCAATGCAAAAAGGATGCTGAGTCTGACCAATCAGCTGCTGATGTTCAGAAGGGAAGAAACAGGCATGGACCGCATTTATCCTCAGCAGCTAAATCTCTCTGAACTTTGTAAAGATGTATATTTATGCTTTATTTATCAGGCCCGTCAAAAGGAACTCACTTACGAATTGATAAAGCAGGAAACACCGGTCTATATTTATGGCGACAGAGAAAAGCTGGAGATCGTATTTTATAACCTGTTGTCCAACGCATTAAAATATGCGCCCTATGGCGGCCAGGTATATTTTACGCTGAATGAATCGCCGGAGACAGTAACCGTAGGTGTTTCCGACAATGGTCCGGGAATACAGAGCAGTGCGCAGTTAAAGATCTTTGATAAATTCTACCAGGCTAGAGGTTTAGACAATGTTACGCAGCCGGGATTTGGTATTGGGCTTTACCTGGCCAAACAGTTTACCAACCTGCATGGAGGAAGTATTCAATACAGGAATAATGTGTCCGGAGGAAGTCTTTTCCTGGTGGAGCTCCGTAAGGGAATGAATCATTTTCCTAATGATCAGTTCGGTCAAATCAGCGCTTCAACCACTGAAAAAATATCTTTACTTGAAACGTTGAATGAAGAAACAAAAGAAGAGGATCGGGCGCCCATGCTTAGCGAAGTATCTAAACCTACCGAGCATGTTTTAGCTACCGATAAACAGTCTATCCTGGTTGTTGACGACGATGAAACCATCCGTGAATACCTGATCCTGCTATTTTCACCGATGTACCAGGTATACCAGGCAGTAAATGGCGACCAGGGATTTGAGTTAGCCGAACGGATATTTCCCGATATCATTATATCAGATATCATGATGGGAAATACCAACGGCATTAATTTGTGCAGCCAGATAAAGCAAAACCCTGCGCTGAGCCATATACCGGTAATCTTATTAACCGGCACAACCAGCGAAACAATAAAACTCGAAGGAGTGAGGGAAGGGGCCGATGATTACATAATGAAGCCCTTTGATAAAGATCTGCTGCTGGCCAGGGTTGAAAATCTCCTTAAAAACAGGAATAGTATGCAGCGCTACTTTTACAATGAAATAACGCTTCATAACCAGGATGCCAAAATACCTGAACAATACCGGCAGTTCCTGGAAACCTGTATAAAGGTTGTAGAAGATCATTTGGACGACGAACAATTCAGCAGCAGGAAACTGGCATCGGAGCTGGGTATGAGTTACTCCTCTATCACTAAGAAAGTAAAAGCGATTTCAGGACAATCTTTGAATAGTTTTATAAGGTTTATCAGGCTAAGAAAGGCCGCCAGGCTGTTTATTGATACCAATTATAATGTAAATGAAGTAGCCAACCTGGTAGGCATTTACGATGCCCGTTACTTTCGCGAACAGTTTAGCAGGCAGTTTAATATGAATCCATCCGATTTTATAAAAAAATACAGGAACTCTTTTTCAAATAAGTTTACCATAAACAGGGATATATTTAATCAATAA
- a CDS encoding glycoside hydrolase family 43 protein, which yields MKKILLVIIYVQLIAYSLSAQFTDKWGDRGNGTYVNPVLPGDFSDLDAIKVGNDFYAISSTMQFSPGMAVLHSRDLVNWQIIGHVADDLTRISSSLNWDKMNSYGKGVWAGSIRYYKERFWVYFGTPDDGFFMSSATNPAGPWEPLHRLWNVKGWDDCCSFCDDDGQLYFIATQFALDPKNNRKYNIHLFKMTPDGKQLVMESDTIIYQANGSEANKLYKINGLYYHYFSQVTSEGRVIMMQRSNNINGPWEVKQLNHVDSKTDKEPNQGGLIQLDNNRWWFFTHHGTGSWEGRAASLLPVHWVNGWPVIGKVGADTIGNMVWTGRKPILSKSAKIKLHTSDDFSAQKLLPQWEWNYQPRADKWSLTQRNGFLRLYAFQPLNPKDTRNIILRAGNTLTQRSLRTTSNTVTVKLDIRSMADGQYAGITHFSTTSHNLLGVKRERGVRRLFFRQNNVDTTGIILPGQYIWLRSHWDLNGENVYAYSLDGKKFEGFGGRSTLTWGSYRGDRIGVFNYNVKEESGFIDVDYFNYQYSN from the coding sequence ATGAAAAAAATATTGCTGGTTATAATATATGTACAATTGATAGCGTATAGCCTTTCAGCGCAGTTTACGGATAAATGGGGTGATCGGGGTAATGGCACTTATGTGAATCCCGTGCTGCCCGGGGATTTTAGCGATCTGGATGCAATAAAAGTGGGTAATGACTTTTACGCCATTTCATCTACCATGCAATTTTCACCAGGCATGGCAGTGCTGCATTCCAGAGACCTGGTTAACTGGCAGATAATAGGGCATGTTGCAGATGATTTAACCCGTATTAGCTCCAGCCTGAACTGGGATAAAATGAATAGTTATGGTAAGGGCGTCTGGGCTGGTTCGATACGCTACTATAAGGAAAGATTCTGGGTGTACTTTGGTACCCCCGACGATGGTTTCTTCATGAGCTCGGCAACCAATCCGGCGGGGCCCTGGGAGCCTTTACATCGGTTATGGAATGTAAAAGGCTGGGACGATTGCTGCAGCTTTTGCGATGATGACGGGCAGTTATATTTTATCGCCACCCAATTCGCCCTGGATCCAAAAAACAACAGGAAATACAATATTCACCTGTTTAAGATGACACCGGACGGGAAACAACTGGTCATGGAGTCAGATACCATCATTTACCAGGCAAACGGCAGCGAAGCTAACAAACTTTACAAGATTAATGGCTTGTATTACCATTACTTCAGCCAGGTTACTTCTGAAGGGCGTGTCATTATGATGCAACGCTCTAATAATATAAATGGCCCCTGGGAAGTCAAACAACTGAATCATGTCGATAGTAAAACAGACAAAGAGCCGAACCAGGGAGGCCTTATACAGCTGGACAATAACCGGTGGTGGTTTTTTACACATCATGGCACCGGTAGCTGGGAGGGCCGGGCAGCAAGCCTCTTGCCGGTTCATTGGGTAAACGGTTGGCCCGTCATCGGAAAGGTTGGTGCGGATACCATCGGCAATATGGTATGGACCGGCCGGAAACCAATCCTGTCAAAATCAGCAAAGATTAAACTTCATACAAGTGATGACTTTTCAGCACAAAAGCTATTACCGCAATGGGAGTGGAACTATCAGCCTCGTGCCGACAAATGGTCATTAACCCAACGCAACGGATTTTTACGTTTATATGCCTTTCAGCCGTTGAATCCAAAAGATACACGAAATATTATATTGCGGGCGGGAAATACGCTTACACAGCGTAGCTTACGCACGACGTCCAACACCGTAACGGTTAAATTAGATATCAGGTCAATGGCTGACGGTCAGTATGCAGGCATTACGCATTTTTCTACCACATCTCACAACTTGCTGGGCGTCAAAAGGGAGCGGGGGGTGCGCCGGTTGTTTTTTAGACAGAATAATGTTGATACAACTGGAATTATCCTTCCTGGTCAATATATTTGGCTGCGATCTCATTGGGATCTTAACGGGGAAAATGTATATGCCTATAGCCTGGATGGCAAAAAATTCGAGGGTTTTGGAGGTAGGTCAACATTAACATGGGGCAGCTATCGCGGAGACAGGATCGGTGTTTTTAATTACAACGTAAAAGAGGAAAGTGGTTTTATTGATGTGGATTATTTTAATTATCAGTACTCCAACTAA